From the Ammospiza caudacuta isolate bAmmCau1 chromosome 26, bAmmCau1.pri, whole genome shotgun sequence genome, one window contains:
- the PHYHIP gene encoding phytanoyl-CoA hydroxylase-interacting protein, which produces MELLSTPKNIEINNITCDSFRISWAMEKGDLERVTHYFIDLNKKENKNSNKFKHRDVPTKLVAKAVPLPMTVRGHWFLSPRTEYSVAVQTAVKQSDGEYLVSGWSETVEFCTGDYAKEHLAQLQEKAELIAGRMLRFSVFYRNQHKEYFQHVRMHCGNVMKPSLKDNSGSHGSPTSGMLHGIFFSCNTEFNTGQPPQDSPYGRYRFQIPAQRLFNPNTNLYFADFYCMYTAYHYVVLVLAPKGSSGDLFCRERLPQLDISSNKFLTCCVEEGELVYRHAQDSILEVIYTEPVDLSLGVLGEISGHQLMSLSTANAKKDPSCKTCNISVGR; this is translated from the exons atggagctgctgtccACCCCCAAAAACATCGAGATCAACAACATCACCTGCGATTCCTTCCGCATCTCCTGGGCCATGGAGAAGGGGGACCTGGAGAGGGTCACCCACTACTTCATCGACCTCAACAAGAAGGAGAACAAGAATTCCAACAAGTTCAAGCACCGG GATGTCCCCACCAAGCTGGTGGCCAAGGCGGTGCCGCTGCCCATGACGGTGCGGGGCCACTGGTTCCTGAGCCCCCGCACCGAGTACAGCGTGGCCGTGCAGACGGCGGTCAAGCAGAGCGATGGCGAGTACCTGGTGTCCGGCTGGAGCGAGACCGTGGAGTTCTGCACCGGGG ACTACGCCAAGGAGCACCtagcccagctgcaggagaaagCGGAGCTGATCGCCGGCCGCATGCTGCGCTTCTCCGTCTTCTACCGCAACCAGCACAAGGAGTATTTCCAGCACGTCAG GATGCACTGCGGGAACGTGATGAAGCCGTCGCTGAAGGACAACAGCGGGAGCCACGGCTCGCCCACCAGCGGGATGCTGCACGGCATCTTCTTCAGCTGCAACACCGAGTTCAACACCGGGCAGCCCCCGCAGGACTCGCCCTACGGCCGGTACCGCTTCCAAATCCCGGCGCAGCGCCTCTTCAACCCCAACACCAACCTCTACTTCGCGGACTTCTACTGCATGTACACCGCCTACCACTACGTCGTGCTGGTCCTGGCGCCCAAGGGCTCCTCGGGGGATCTCTTCTGCCGGGAGCGCCTTCCCCAGCTGGACATTTCCTCCAACAAGTTCCTGACGTGCTGCGTGGAGGAGGGCGAGCTGGTGTACCGCCACGCCCAGGACAGCATCCTGGAGGTCATTTACACGGAGCCGGTGGACCTGAGCCTCGGCGTGCTCGGGGAGATCAGCGGCCACCAGCTCATGAGCCTCTCCACTGCCAACGCCAAAAAGGACCCCAGCTGCAAGACGTGCAACATCAGCGTGGGGCGTTAG